A window of Corallococcus macrosporus DSM 14697 contains these coding sequences:
- a CDS encoding ELWxxDGT repeat protein, which produces MSAVSGIATLGCGIEAPYPVRLEHGEAEAAASREDAARPDAPYGWELCDTTARLVRDIVPGAGHSDPLDLTHGNDVLLFSASDGVWGREPWMSSGVMSNTRPLLDLHSGGQGSDAGPFLQGGATTYFAARNSVHGRELWKTDGTLEGTVLVRDIAPGPLGSDPDHLTFFDGILYFTANDGVNGRELWRSDGTEEGTYLLRDFSTEGDQVSNHFELVAGSNALFVQVNVYAPSSSSMSRVQLYRTNGTHFVRLADGPEDNTLDDLTPVGDKLFFTWNLDAPETRLYVTSGTSGWARFVYTFTGTPSGLTGYKGRLYLSAANGVAGQDFELWRSDGTTSGTVRVKDIYPGVVPSRPENLTVVKDRLFFTADDGVHGRELWSSDGTGAGTQLHADLAVGAASSEPAELTAVEEFLFFSAHTEAGGREAWVSDVRETGAFEVQGIAPGAMHSDPSHFVRSGWDLYFVASDSADYGRELRALRMRPAGMCNPGGNGGR; this is translated from the coding sequence TTGTCCGCCGTCTCAGGCATCGCCACCCTCGGATGCGGCATCGAAGCCCCCTACCCGGTTCGCCTGGAGCACGGGGAGGCGGAAGCCGCCGCCAGCCGTGAAGACGCCGCGCGCCCGGACGCGCCCTACGGCTGGGAGCTGTGCGACACCACCGCCCGGCTCGTGCGCGACATCGTCCCGGGCGCGGGGCACTCCGACCCCCTGGACCTCACCCACGGCAACGACGTCCTCCTCTTCTCCGCCTCGGATGGCGTGTGGGGCCGCGAGCCCTGGATGAGCTCGGGGGTGATGTCGAACACGCGCCCGCTGCTGGACCTTCACTCGGGCGGCCAGGGGTCGGACGCGGGCCCCTTCCTCCAAGGCGGGGCGACGACGTACTTCGCCGCGAGGAACAGCGTGCATGGCCGTGAGCTGTGGAAGACGGACGGCACCCTCGAGGGCACGGTGCTGGTGCGGGACATCGCGCCGGGGCCGTTGGGCTCGGACCCGGACCACCTGACCTTCTTCGACGGCATCCTGTACTTCACGGCGAACGACGGCGTGAATGGCCGCGAGCTGTGGCGCAGCGACGGCACGGAGGAGGGCACCTACCTGCTGCGTGACTTCAGCACCGAGGGCGACCAGGTCTCCAACCACTTCGAGCTGGTGGCGGGGTCGAACGCGCTCTTCGTGCAGGTGAATGTCTACGCGCCTTCGAGCAGCAGCATGAGCCGGGTGCAGCTCTACCGGACCAACGGCACCCACTTCGTCCGGCTGGCGGACGGACCGGAGGACAACACGCTGGATGACCTGACGCCGGTGGGGGACAAGCTGTTCTTCACCTGGAACCTCGACGCGCCGGAGACGCGGCTCTACGTCACCAGCGGCACGTCCGGCTGGGCGCGCTTCGTGTACACGTTCACCGGGACGCCGTCGGGCCTGACCGGGTACAAGGGCAGGCTCTACCTGAGCGCGGCGAACGGCGTGGCGGGGCAGGACTTCGAGCTGTGGCGCAGCGATGGGACGACGTCGGGCACCGTGCGGGTGAAGGACATCTACCCGGGCGTGGTGCCGTCGCGGCCGGAGAACCTGACGGTGGTGAAGGACCGGCTCTTCTTCACCGCGGATGACGGGGTGCACGGCCGCGAGCTGTGGAGCAGCGACGGGACGGGCGCGGGGACGCAGCTCCACGCCGACCTCGCCGTGGGCGCGGCAAGCTCGGAGCCCGCGGAGCTGACGGCGGTGGAGGAGTTCCTCTTCTTCAGCGCCCACACGGAGGCGGGCGGCCGCGAGGCCTGGGTGAGCGACGTCCGGGAGACGGGCGCGTTCGAGGTGCAGGGCATCGCGCCGGGGGCCATGCACTCCGACCCGAGCCACTTCGTGCGCTCGGGCTGGGACCTCTACTTCGTCGCCAGCGACAGCGCCGACTACGGCCGCGAGCTGCGCGCGCTGCGCATGCGGCCGGCCGGCATGTGCAACCCGGGCGGCAACGGCGGGCGCTGA
- a CDS encoding DUF885 domain-containing protein, translated as MPTASASAADANYAVLVREYLDWYAAANPTRATRLGYHMHDAHLPDVSSGALKRKGEALRGWLTRLEQVDRAGLSGDAAVDVRVLENAMRADLLELEEVRPWERNPGFYVGLIASGLDGLSSREFAPVADRMRAMRSRMARIPGVLDAAQFNLSGVPRLWAEYAVRDAKGTVAYLRTDLPRALDAQGYAKVPLSERAAFTAAREEAARQMEAFAVWLERELLPKADGDFRLGRERFEKKLALEEHVALGADALRDINERAIRDYKAWVAREAARVDPTKTPEQVMAALVKDHPKAEELVASARAQLVALQRFVRERDILTLPSDRLPVVRETPPYARLGFASMDTPGPFETKATEAFYNITNVEPGWTPEQKAQHLTYFNRAGLLGITVHEAMPGHFVQLLYGARIPTDVRKVFTPASLVEGWAHYSEQMMVDEGLGDGDPVVRLGQLRRALQRHARWYAALALHVYGEPLEAVAKRYAEIAYFEPFPALREVERGTLDPTYLYYAVGRMQIFKLRDDYRRHLEARGKTWVLKDFHDRLLQLGLPVSLAREVFLPGDTAPSLE; from the coding sequence ATGCCCACCGCTTCAGCCTCCGCCGCGGATGCCAACTACGCCGTCCTGGTCCGCGAGTACCTGGACTGGTACGCGGCCGCGAACCCCACGCGGGCCACGCGGCTCGGCTACCACATGCATGACGCCCACCTGCCGGACGTGTCGTCCGGCGCGCTGAAGCGCAAGGGCGAGGCGCTGCGCGGCTGGCTGACGCGCCTGGAGCAGGTGGACCGCGCGGGCCTGTCGGGCGACGCCGCCGTGGACGTGCGCGTGCTGGAGAACGCGATGCGCGCCGACCTGCTGGAGCTGGAGGAGGTGCGTCCCTGGGAGCGCAACCCGGGCTTCTACGTGGGCCTCATCGCCAGCGGGCTGGACGGCCTGTCGTCGCGCGAGTTCGCCCCCGTGGCCGACCGCATGCGCGCCATGCGCTCCCGGATGGCGCGCATCCCCGGCGTGCTCGACGCGGCCCAGTTCAACCTGAGCGGCGTGCCGAGGCTGTGGGCGGAGTACGCCGTGCGCGACGCGAAAGGCACCGTGGCCTATCTGCGCACGGATTTGCCGCGGGCCCTGGACGCGCAGGGCTACGCGAAGGTGCCGCTGAGCGAGCGCGCCGCCTTCACCGCCGCGCGCGAGGAGGCCGCCCGGCAGATGGAGGCCTTCGCGGTGTGGCTGGAGCGGGAGCTGCTGCCCAAGGCGGACGGCGACTTCCGCCTGGGCCGCGAGCGCTTCGAGAAGAAGCTGGCGCTGGAGGAGCACGTGGCGCTGGGCGCGGACGCGCTGCGCGACATCAACGAGCGCGCCATCCGCGACTACAAGGCCTGGGTGGCGCGCGAGGCCGCGCGGGTGGACCCGACGAAGACGCCCGAGCAGGTGATGGCCGCGCTGGTGAAGGACCACCCGAAGGCGGAGGAGCTGGTGGCCTCGGCGCGGGCGCAGCTCGTGGCGCTCCAGCGCTTCGTGCGCGAGCGGGACATCCTCACGCTGCCGTCGGACCGGCTGCCCGTGGTGCGGGAGACGCCGCCCTATGCGCGGCTGGGCTTCGCGTCCATGGACACGCCCGGCCCCTTCGAGACGAAGGCCACCGAGGCCTTCTACAACATCACCAACGTGGAGCCCGGCTGGACGCCCGAGCAGAAGGCGCAGCACCTGACGTACTTCAACCGCGCGGGCCTGCTGGGCATCACCGTCCACGAGGCCATGCCCGGCCACTTCGTGCAGTTGCTCTACGGCGCGCGGATTCCCACTGACGTGCGCAAGGTCTTCACGCCCGCGTCGCTGGTGGAGGGCTGGGCGCACTACTCCGAGCAGATGATGGTGGATGAGGGCCTGGGCGACGGCGACCCGGTGGTGCGGCTGGGGCAGCTCCGCCGCGCGCTCCAGCGGCACGCGCGCTGGTACGCGGCGCTGGCGCTGCACGTGTACGGCGAGCCTTTGGAGGCGGTGGCGAAGCGCTACGCGGAGATTGCGTACTTCGAGCCCTTCCCCGCGCTGCGCGAGGTGGAGCGCGGGACGCTGGACCCGACGTACCTGTATTACGCCGTGGGGCGGATGCAGATTTTCAAGCTGCGCGACGACTACCGCCGCCACCTGGAGGCGCGCGGCAAGACGTGGGTGCTGAAGGACTTCCACGACCGGCTCCTCCAGCTCGGGCTGCCGGTGTCGCTCGCGCGGGAGGTCTTCCTGCCGGGCGACACCGCGCCGTCGCTGGAGTGA
- a CDS encoding fibril protein has product MTLLRAACAGMVFLAACASTNKSAVPEPRASASTAPRVEVVEYGFHPKDPVRVGWGDRGMMAFLELLRGPQGQRIAWRRVGPCCGAGVPTELEVFEVTYDGLAAPVSLYLDPNTAGAVHAPNGFNLQGLASRPEVEQEETPRVIEL; this is encoded by the coding sequence ATGACGCTGCTTCGAGCTGCTTGCGCCGGGATGGTGTTCCTGGCGGCGTGTGCATCAACCAACAAGTCCGCGGTGCCCGAGCCCCGCGCCTCGGCGTCCACGGCGCCGCGAGTGGAAGTGGTGGAGTACGGCTTCCACCCGAAGGACCCGGTCCGCGTCGGCTGGGGCGACCGGGGCATGATGGCCTTCCTGGAGCTGCTGCGAGGGCCCCAGGGCCAGCGCATCGCCTGGCGCCGCGTGGGGCCCTGCTGCGGCGCGGGCGTGCCCACCGAGCTGGAGGTCTTCGAGGTGACGTACGACGGACTCGCCGCGCCGGTGAGCCTCTACCTGGACCCGAACACCGCGGGCGCGGTGCACGCGCCCAACGGCTTCAACCTCCAGGGGCTCGCCTCCCGGCCAGAAGTGGAACAGGAGGAGACGCCCCGGGTCATCGAGCTGTAG
- a CDS encoding 4-hydroxy-3-methylbut-2-enyl diphosphate reductase, whose translation MRPVSSRLSLVALLLLATSAAAASSAFEPRGTWSASSRDAEPRTLNLQLRQGPRRNMGFTEPLASFQGLSTANGATTFTLPREAGTFRFEGQFQDGEGAGHFRFDASSAFLKTLATLGYSDITPEAQFQMAATHVTSARIKGLAALGYKQLSTDELLQSGIFDVTPEYARELADAGYANLTFQQLVEGRIHRVTPQRVKELASVGFTRLPWQKLTAMGIHGVTPDFVKALRGLGFQGTDADDVIAFRIHGVTPDFVKQLRELGLKDLTQEQAVAFRIHGVTPDFVKQMREAGYPNVTPDELVSLRIHGIDRVFIREMSGGATKQP comes from the coding sequence ATGCGTCCCGTGTCGTCACGTCTGTCCCTCGTGGCCTTGTTGCTGCTGGCCACCTCCGCCGCCGCGGCCTCCTCGGCGTTCGAACCTCGCGGCACCTGGTCCGCCTCGTCCCGGGACGCGGAGCCGCGCACCCTGAACCTCCAGCTCCGCCAGGGGCCGCGCCGCAACATGGGCTTCACCGAGCCCCTGGCCTCCTTCCAGGGCCTGTCCACGGCGAACGGCGCAACCACCTTCACCCTGCCGCGAGAGGCCGGCACCTTCCGCTTCGAGGGCCAGTTCCAGGACGGCGAGGGCGCGGGACACTTCCGCTTCGACGCCAGCAGCGCCTTCCTCAAGACGCTGGCCACGCTGGGCTACTCGGACATCACCCCGGAGGCGCAGTTCCAGATGGCGGCGACCCACGTCACCTCTGCTCGCATCAAGGGCCTGGCCGCGCTGGGCTACAAGCAGCTCAGCACGGACGAACTCCTCCAGTCGGGCATCTTCGACGTGACGCCCGAGTACGCCCGCGAGCTGGCCGACGCGGGCTACGCGAACCTGACGTTCCAGCAGCTCGTCGAGGGCCGCATCCACCGCGTCACGCCCCAGCGCGTGAAGGAGCTGGCCAGCGTCGGCTTCACCAGGCTGCCCTGGCAGAAGCTGACGGCCATGGGCATCCACGGCGTCACGCCCGACTTCGTGAAGGCGCTGCGCGGCCTGGGCTTCCAGGGCACGGACGCGGACGACGTCATCGCCTTCCGCATCCACGGCGTCACGCCCGACTTCGTGAAGCAGCTGCGTGAGCTGGGCCTCAAGGACCTCACGCAGGAGCAGGCCGTGGCCTTCCGCATCCACGGCGTCACCCCGGACTTCGTGAAGCAGATGCGCGAGGCGGGCTACCCCAACGTCACGCCGGACGAGCTGGTGTCCCTGCGCATCCACGGCATCGACCGCGTCTTCATCCGCGAAATGTCGGGCGGGGCGACGAAGCAGCCGTGA
- a CDS encoding M56 family metallopeptidase has product MSRLLMESLGWALLHSLWQGTLVALLLAAALLTVGRRAAHARYALACGALVLALALPVASGWKHFQSEPARTPAAALETTAMPRPRMLALTFGPRHLEVNVAPAARPAWVMAPGAAPAAWIDADRAEDGMADGFESTMLTGLGSLLVAAGLLAQRALSQVEAHLHWLVLAWVAGVALCSGRMAAEWMKLRRLADRAVPAPDAWQERLDTLAARLGLRRAVRLLQTYDVDVPAAVGWLSPVVLLPVSTLSGLPARQLEMVLAHELAHIRRHDFAVNLAQVLVETLLFFHPAVRWISHVIRVEREHCCDDVAVAASGNSVSYARALTALEALRVFPSTTSPAMSALGGSLPERVRRLISMPTSRCASRWAAGASVLTLVSSLAVAAPLTSLMLGQLSDSAQPEDEAVRHLPVPPLTLLLQGQPDEEVVHHPVPPIPALQMPHGLPVPGRAAPVPPPPMAPPAPMAPPAPPAPAALPAFPAPAAFPAPAALPAFPAPAAPAALPAPPALPALPVSVAAVAAQAAPVPAPAPAPSPRGLGSRAQRERDQQTRVGAGQSLSVDQLIALKTAGITPERVQQLTAMGYAPTVSNLVTMSHAGVTPGYVQEMNTRFGRKLEAEELTRMKHLGVTPEYIQSLKAAGFNVDDPKALAHVRAVGVDGDFIRGLKDAGYTDVSLEELARLRAVGVSPEYIRELNKHGLSKMKVQELTRLRAVGVSGGWLAGMRAAGVRTTDVSALQRLRATGVDPGFIRELHDAGMKDLSVDELVRLRTGGVDADVIRKLRGNGAK; this is encoded by the coding sequence ATGAGCCGGCTGCTGATGGAGTCGCTGGGGTGGGCCCTGCTGCACTCGCTCTGGCAGGGCACGCTGGTGGCGCTGCTGCTGGCGGCGGCGCTCCTCACGGTGGGGCGGCGCGCGGCGCACGCGCGTTACGCGCTGGCCTGTGGGGCGCTGGTGCTGGCGCTCGCGCTGCCGGTGGCCTCGGGGTGGAAGCACTTCCAGAGCGAGCCCGCGCGCACGCCCGCGGCGGCGCTGGAGACCACCGCCATGCCGCGCCCGCGGATGCTGGCGCTCACCTTTGGCCCGCGGCACCTGGAGGTGAACGTGGCGCCGGCGGCGCGTCCTGCCTGGGTCATGGCCCCTGGCGCGGCGCCGGCGGCGTGGATTGACGCGGACCGGGCCGAGGACGGCATGGCGGACGGCTTCGAGAGCACGATGCTCACGGGGCTGGGCTCGCTCCTGGTGGCGGCGGGGCTGCTGGCGCAGCGCGCGCTCTCCCAGGTGGAGGCGCACCTGCACTGGCTGGTGCTGGCCTGGGTGGCCGGCGTGGCCCTGTGCTCGGGGCGGATGGCGGCGGAGTGGATGAAGCTGCGCCGGCTCGCGGACCGCGCCGTGCCCGCGCCTGACGCCTGGCAGGAGCGGCTGGACACCCTGGCCGCTCGGCTGGGCCTGCGCCGCGCGGTGCGGCTGCTCCAGACGTATGACGTGGACGTGCCCGCCGCGGTGGGCTGGCTGTCGCCCGTGGTGCTGCTGCCCGTGTCCACCCTTTCCGGCCTGCCCGCGCGGCAACTGGAGATGGTGCTGGCCCATGAGCTGGCCCACATCCGCCGCCATGACTTCGCGGTGAACCTGGCGCAGGTGCTGGTGGAGACGCTGCTCTTCTTCCACCCCGCCGTCCGCTGGATTTCCCACGTCATCCGCGTGGAGCGGGAGCACTGCTGTGACGACGTCGCGGTGGCCGCCAGCGGGAACTCCGTCTCCTACGCCCGGGCGCTCACGGCGCTCGAGGCCCTCCGCGTGTTCCCAAGCACGACGAGCCCCGCGATGTCCGCGCTGGGTGGCTCGCTGCCGGAGCGGGTACGGCGGCTCATCTCGATGCCCACGTCGCGCTGCGCCTCGCGCTGGGCGGCGGGCGCCTCCGTGCTCACCCTGGTCAGCAGCCTCGCCGTGGCCGCGCCGCTGACGTCGCTCATGCTGGGACAGTTGAGCGACTCGGCGCAGCCGGAGGACGAGGCCGTGCGGCACCTCCCGGTCCCGCCGCTGACGTTGCTCCTTCAGGGACAGCCGGACGAGGAAGTCGTGCACCACCCCGTCCCGCCCATCCCGGCGCTCCAGATGCCCCACGGCCTCCCCGTGCCCGGTCGCGCCGCGCCAGTGCCGCCGCCGCCCATGGCACCGCCCGCGCCCATGGCACCGCCCGCGCCCCCAGCGCCCGCCGCGCTCCCTGCGTTCCCCGCGCCCGCCGCGTTCCCCGCGCCCGCCGCGCTCCCTGCGTTCCCCGCGCCCGCCGCGCCCGCCGCACTCCCTGCGCCCCCAGCGCTCCCAGCGCTCCCGGTCAGTGTCGCGGCCGTGGCGGCTCAGGCCGCGCCTGTCCCCGCCCCGGCTCCCGCGCCCTCGCCGCGGGGCCTGGGCTCGCGTGCCCAGCGTGAGCGGGACCAGCAGACGCGCGTCGGCGCTGGCCAGTCGCTCTCCGTGGACCAGCTCATCGCGCTGAAGACGGCGGGCATCACGCCGGAGCGCGTGCAGCAGCTCACGGCCATGGGCTACGCGCCGACGGTGTCCAACCTCGTGACGATGAGCCACGCGGGCGTCACCCCTGGCTACGTCCAGGAGATGAACACGCGCTTCGGCCGGAAGCTGGAGGCGGAGGAGCTGACGCGCATGAAGCACCTGGGCGTCACCCCGGAGTACATCCAGTCGCTCAAGGCCGCGGGCTTCAACGTCGATGACCCCAAGGCCCTGGCCCACGTGCGCGCCGTCGGCGTGGATGGGGACTTCATCCGCGGCCTCAAGGATGCCGGCTACACGGACGTGTCGCTGGAGGAGCTCGCCCGCCTGCGCGCGGTGGGGGTGAGCCCCGAGTACATCCGCGAGCTGAACAAGCACGGCCTGTCCAAGATGAAGGTCCAGGAGCTGACGCGGCTGCGCGCCGTGGGCGTCTCCGGCGGCTGGCTCGCCGGCATGCGCGCGGCGGGCGTGCGGACGACGGATGTGTCCGCCCTCCAGCGCCTCCGCGCCACGGGCGTGGACCCCGGCTTCATCCGCGAGCTGCACGACGCGGGCATGAAGGACCTCTCCGTCGACGAGCTGGTGCGGCTGCGCACCGGCGGCGTGGACGCCGACGTCATCCGGAAGCTGCGCGGCAACGGCGCGAAGTAG
- a CDS encoding BlaI/MecI/CopY family transcriptional regulator translates to MSETKLPRPTDGELAILRVLWARGDSTVREVHAALTRDEPEGTGYTTVLKLMQIMTEKGLVERDESQRAHVYRARATEQRTQRQLVTDLVDRAFGGSPARLAMQALSSKKTRPEELAELRRLLDTLEGGEE, encoded by the coding sequence ATGAGCGAGACGAAGCTGCCGCGCCCCACGGATGGGGAGCTGGCCATCCTGCGGGTCCTCTGGGCGCGTGGCGACAGCACGGTGCGCGAGGTGCACGCGGCACTCACCCGCGACGAGCCGGAGGGCACCGGGTACACGACGGTGCTGAAGCTGATGCAAATCATGACGGAGAAGGGGCTGGTGGAGCGCGACGAGTCCCAGCGCGCGCACGTCTACCGCGCCCGGGCCACGGAGCAGCGCACCCAGCGGCAGTTGGTGACGGACCTGGTGGACCGCGCCTTCGGTGGCTCTCCGGCGCGGCTGGCGATGCAGGCGCTGTCGTCGAAGAAGACGCGTCCCGAGGAGCTGGCGGAGCTGCGCCGGCTGCTGGACACGCTGGAAGGAGGCGAGGAATGA
- a CDS encoding sterol desaturase family protein, giving the protein MAASAPFSFLKNRKHNLDRMTLGDLVYSFFTYYAVVAYITVGLISLALAVKWFEHPLRMLLAMLAASVAFPFGWYLVHKHILHSRFLYKSPLTAATWKRIHFDHHQDPHDLRVLFGALANVLPTVGGVIAPIGYLIGGKAGAAAALGWAMVITCFYEFCHCIQHLNYTPKSRFLKDIKRLHLSHHFHNEQGNYGITNYFWDRLFGTFYEKSGDRPKSPTVFNLGYTAEEAQRYPWVDRLSGGTRGDGHPRRFWENPAQAAAPATPEPAQRQEG; this is encoded by the coding sequence GTGGCAGCCAGCGCACCCTTTTCGTTCCTGAAGAACCGCAAGCACAACCTGGACCGGATGACGCTGGGCGACCTGGTCTACTCGTTCTTCACCTACTACGCGGTGGTGGCCTACATCACCGTGGGCCTCATCAGCCTGGCCCTGGCGGTGAAGTGGTTCGAGCACCCGCTGCGCATGCTGCTGGCCATGCTCGCCGCCAGCGTGGCGTTCCCCTTCGGCTGGTACCTGGTGCACAAGCACATCCTGCACAGCCGCTTCCTCTACAAGTCACCGCTCACCGCGGCGACGTGGAAGCGCATCCACTTCGACCACCACCAGGACCCGCATGACTTGCGCGTGCTCTTCGGCGCGCTGGCCAACGTGCTGCCCACCGTGGGCGGCGTGATTGCGCCCATCGGCTATCTGATTGGCGGCAAGGCGGGCGCGGCCGCCGCGCTGGGCTGGGCCATGGTGATTACGTGCTTCTACGAGTTCTGCCATTGCATCCAGCACCTCAACTACACGCCCAAGTCCCGGTTCCTGAAGGACATCAAGCGGCTGCACCTGTCGCACCACTTCCACAACGAGCAGGGCAACTACGGCATCACCAACTACTTCTGGGACCGCCTCTTCGGGACCTTCTACGAGAAGTCCGGTGACAGGCCCAAGAGCCCCACCGTCTTCAACCTGGGCTACACCGCCGAGGAGGCCCAGCGCTACCCCTGGGTGGACCGCCTCTCCGGCGGCACCCGCGGTGACGGCCACCCGCGCCGCTTCTGGGAGAACCCCGCCCAGGCCGCCGCCCCAGCCACGCCCGAGCCCGCCCAGCGCCAGGAGGGCTGA
- a CDS encoding vWA domain-containing protein has protein sequence MNRTLLLVAATGVLAVGALLLGTPPEPPAPPPPVVTDTSHTVRRAEDPPATRTLPLVTSRPEDGALSMAGKLSGAYVQTGPSEAFAWLELKARPAEAGQRVPVNLALVLDRSGSMNGKKLEDARRAAAELVRRLTPEDRLAFIDYGTDVRVQPSRRMTDEARAELLALISELRDEGSTNISGALDSAASALRPHLREYRVSRAILLSDGQPTTGIVSEPGLLDQVARLRRDGITVSALGVGRDYQETLMRGMAEQGGGFSGFIDDSERLAEVFSRELDQATRTVARLVELRLDVPPEVRHLEVMGMASFREGNVLKVPLYDMAGAQTVRVVAKLTLDTGKTSGTLALLNARLHYVDVARDLPADTALRLTAEVTGDTARVREHLDKEVRVHAVRALGTQQMVAAAEEMKRGNKVKARGLLDNARAIFGSSAEALSGELADVSRSQAALAGASSAEETQAESRNLLKKSIRNFGQNNTY, from the coding sequence ATGAACCGCACGCTGCTGCTGGTCGCCGCGACTGGAGTGCTCGCCGTGGGTGCCCTCCTGCTGGGCACGCCGCCCGAGCCCCCCGCCCCGCCGCCCCCCGTCGTCACGGACACCAGCCACACGGTGCGGCGCGCGGAGGACCCGCCCGCCACCCGGACGCTGCCGCTGGTGACGTCCCGGCCGGAGGACGGCGCCCTCTCCATGGCGGGCAAGCTGTCCGGCGCGTACGTGCAGACGGGCCCCAGCGAGGCCTTCGCGTGGCTGGAGCTGAAGGCGCGCCCGGCGGAGGCCGGCCAGCGCGTGCCCGTCAACCTGGCGCTGGTGCTGGACCGCTCCGGCTCCATGAACGGCAAGAAGCTGGAGGACGCCCGCCGCGCCGCCGCGGAGCTGGTGCGGCGCCTGACGCCCGAGGACCGGCTGGCCTTCATCGACTACGGCACGGACGTGCGGGTGCAGCCCAGCCGGCGGATGACGGACGAGGCGCGCGCGGAGCTGCTGGCCCTCATCTCCGAGCTGCGGGACGAGGGCAGCACCAACATCAGCGGCGCGCTCGACAGCGCGGCCAGCGCCCTGCGGCCCCACCTGCGCGAGTACCGCGTCAGCCGCGCCATCCTGCTCAGCGACGGCCAGCCCACCACGGGCATCGTGTCCGAGCCGGGCCTGCTGGACCAGGTCGCCCGCCTGCGCCGCGACGGCATCACCGTCAGCGCGCTGGGCGTGGGCCGGGACTACCAGGAGACGCTGATGCGCGGCATGGCCGAGCAGGGCGGCGGCTTCTCCGGCTTCATCGACGACTCGGAGCGGCTGGCGGAGGTCTTCTCCCGCGAGCTGGACCAGGCCACCCGCACCGTGGCGCGCCTGGTGGAGCTGCGGCTGGACGTCCCGCCCGAGGTGCGCCACCTGGAGGTCATGGGCATGGCCTCCTTCCGCGAGGGCAACGTGCTGAAGGTGCCGCTGTACGACATGGCCGGCGCCCAGACGGTGCGCGTGGTGGCGAAGCTGACGCTGGACACCGGCAAGACGTCCGGCACGCTCGCCCTGCTGAACGCCCGGCTGCACTACGTCGACGTGGCCCGCGACCTGCCGGCGGACACGGCGCTGCGGCTCACCGCGGAGGTGACGGGCGACACGGCCCGCGTGCGCGAGCACCTGGACAAGGAGGTGCGGGTCCACGCGGTGCGGGCGTTGGGCACCCAGCAGATGGTGGCCGCCGCGGAGGAGATGAAGCGCGGCAACAAGGTGAAGGCCCGTGGCCTGCTGGACAACGCCCGGGCCATTTTCGGCTCCTCCGCGGAAGCGCTGTCCGGGGAGCTTGCGGACGTGAGCCGCTCCCAGGCAGCCTTGGCCGGAGCCTCCAGCGCGGAGGAGACGCAGGCCGAGTCGCGCAACCTCCTCAAGAAGTCCATCCGGAACTTCGGCCAGAACAATACGTACTAG